In Scatophagus argus isolate fScaArg1 chromosome 5, fScaArg1.pri, whole genome shotgun sequence, a genomic segment contains:
- the LOC124058877 gene encoding retinol-binding protein 2-like has product MPADYNGRWEMVSNENFEDVMKALDIDFATRKIASHLHQTKVIVQNGDRFETKTLSTFRNYEVNFTVGQEFEEHTKGLDNRTVKTLVTWDGDNLVCVQKGEKENRGWKHWLEGDLLHLEITVLDKVCHQVFKKKQ; this is encoded by the exons ATGCCTGCAGATTACAATGGACGCTGGGAGATGGTGAGCAATGAGAACTTTGAGGACGTCATGAAGGCCCTCG ACATTGACTTTGCCACGCGAAAGATTGCCTCCCACCTGCATCAGACCAAAGTGATCGTCCAGAACGGTGACCGGTTTGAGACAAAGACCCTGAGCACCTTCAGAAACTATGAGGTCAACTTCACCGTGGGACAGGAGTTTGAGGAGCACACAAAGGGACTAGACAACCGAACTGTTAAG ACATTGGTTACCTGGGATGGAGACAACCTGGTGTGTGTTCAGaagggggagaaagaaaatcGTGGCTGGAAACACTGGCTAGAGGGAGACCTGCTACACCTG GAAATCACTGTGCTCGACAAAGTCTGCCACCAAGTATTTAAGAAGAAGCAGTAA